From one [Ruminococcus] lactaris ATCC 29176 genomic stretch:
- a CDS encoding LytR/AlgR family response regulator transcription factor — protein sequence MTIAIVDDIKEERVLLRTRLEKIFHQKDMGFHCCEYENGEAFLEASKDQDITVLFLDIYMDGANGIEIAKEFRKSNKDCLLIFTTTSSDHALEGFQVRAMHYLVKPYTEDELSSLTDEILSRIPTPEKTLPLKVNGSEFQVPFKTIVHADHFSHMIHIHTTAKKELVIRQSFSSFTAPLKEDSRFFVCNRGTIINMEHAVDFDGTMFLLDDGSKIAVSRELSKLARQHFMDYLFQRGDF from the coding sequence ATGACAATCGCTATTGTTGATGATATTAAGGAAGAACGTGTTCTGCTGCGAACACGGTTAGAAAAGATTTTTCATCAGAAAGATATGGGATTTCATTGCTGTGAGTATGAGAATGGGGAGGCATTTCTTGAAGCTTCGAAGGATCAGGACATCACAGTTTTATTTTTGGACATTTATATGGATGGTGCAAATGGGATTGAAATTGCAAAGGAATTCAGGAAATCGAATAAAGACTGTCTGCTGATCTTTACAACAACATCCTCGGATCATGCGTTGGAAGGTTTTCAGGTTCGTGCCATGCACTATCTTGTAAAGCCATATACCGAAGATGAACTTTCTTCTTTAACTGATGAGATTTTGTCCAGAATCCCCACTCCCGAGAAAACACTTCCATTGAAAGTAAATGGGAGTGAATTTCAAGTACCGTTTAAAACGATCGTCCATGCAGATCATTTTTCTCATATGATCCACATTCATACAACTGCAAAAAAAGAACTTGTCATCCGACAATCCTTCAGTTCTTTTACTGCTCCATTAAAAGAAGATTCCCGCTTTTTTGTCTGCAACAGGGGAACGATCATTAATATGGAACATGCAGTTGATTTTGATGGAACGATGTTTCTATTGGATGACGGAAGCAAGATTGCTGTCAGTCGAGAACTAAGCAAACTGGCACGACAACACTTTATGGATTATTTATTTCAAAGGGGGGATTTCTAA
- a CDS encoding phosphatidylinositol-specific phospholipase C domain-containing protein, with translation MKKIKRIMAVLICMTITLTGIPVSVNAENSGGKSVQTMETGNELFITLEENTRYRWNVNDSAEKNSVVHLDTSGGDNCRFRLDHIENEWYGIKHIKVDGTDRFADVDGKSKNNGAVLHLWESSDSKVKGNNHRQFAFYYIGNDANGNARYYIKNRNSGKWIGYEGELNNNNPKIIQTDEKNRKVWLITKSVVPFTGKESQVLHKDDKTAVCEIHKAGELAALNRRADSLVPGALPHFYTMGTTSKWKLTWVKDYNAYQIESISEGEKDTGLALDVQSESGRMNTTINLWVEEEFDHNQNTSQLWRFFKQSDGTYLIQNARSGLYILETVNGLKLGEQGTKIDLSILAGNTEKTKYYYAENWMANIPDDALLSSVNIPATHDTGTAGVVEDDIPQVSITSCQNLYYDEQLNMGARSFDIRANATKDDASVADVKIVHGGELWQCQEKNGSDLTLQSILNTSLGFLEKHKSETVILTVKSDAGSTIGLEHAVAEFIEKNKDKVYSGGNIPSMKEARGKIIFLRRFNLTKNYESSVERAMGFNLANWDDIKYKDYKYAYKLYDDGKNHVYIQDAYNTYGSEKWPYILETMKQTTGQDTSHPIEYNSWVFNYTSCSRGAPLGLTREINPRLFKDEGNCIDNRFLGTVMLNFIDDPMARLIYETNSNLIFEPKLPTPEVEVEYGQTLAEAILKGIEDAPAGAWVFKDADHVVTDQEVTDQTKFELIFQPADNKKYKSVTICVPVKTVKKSEVVSANATDEMEIQEIEQLQSEAIDESSSARRIVVNAEKKAKTYGEILTSEDLTFTISDSEKEKLLPGDTVDSLGLTLKATTIVQEDILSGSTTDEDGDDILGAYGNAGKYVILKDNASNSNYDVVVRPAFLNVSQKEAEIEWNAATQYTYTGNACGIEANVKADSLLENDSCEIKRLLNAQRTEVGSYKALAIGLTNANYIFSGMRRVCVWKYEILPADPEVTFPTVEVTYGDSLRKAVRTGQSGNGVFRFADNTAMLTVAENQSEQEMIFTPFNPNYKTVTSSVPVTVLPRKLTISPERTEKEYGQTITEYTWSISDGSLAGDDQLEDLKINVTLTAGNAEKENCKVGLYDITEKTPLTADNVNYTVLFKPGTLQVQPKPLGVAWNTDGTVIDTGKEANVSAEFTGVLFEDDCKAVVEGGNEIKTGTYTATIVGMIGEQSDNYVLHGEDTDYQIEYQIVKKEETKNPTDSKETSTGTAGKKPTGTSVSGKQVKTAKTGDSISYIWILMIAGSIAVIGGMIYVIRRRKQK, from the coding sequence ATGAAAAAAATCAAAAGAATAATGGCAGTACTCATATGTATGACAATCACACTTACAGGAATACCAGTCAGTGTAAATGCAGAGAATTCCGGTGGAAAAAGTGTACAGACAATGGAGACAGGAAATGAATTATTTATTACACTTGAGGAAAATACGAGATATCGCTGGAATGTAAACGATAGTGCAGAAAAAAACAGTGTAGTTCATTTGGATACTTCAGGAGGAGATAATTGTCGTTTTCGGTTAGATCATATAGAAAATGAATGGTATGGAATTAAACATATTAAAGTTGATGGAACGGACCGTTTTGCAGATGTAGATGGTAAAAGTAAAAACAACGGTGCAGTACTTCATTTATGGGAGTCTTCAGACAGTAAAGTAAAGGGAAACAATCACCGTCAGTTTGCATTTTACTATATTGGTAATGATGCAAATGGAAATGCGAGGTACTATATTAAAAATAGAAACAGTGGAAAATGGATCGGATATGAAGGAGAACTGAATAATAACAATCCAAAGATCATTCAGACAGATGAGAAAAATAGAAAAGTCTGGTTGATTACAAAATCCGTGGTTCCGTTTACGGGAAAGGAAAGTCAGGTACTGCACAAAGATGATAAAACAGCCGTCTGTGAGATTCACAAAGCCGGAGAACTGGCAGCTTTAAACAGAAGGGCGGATAGTCTGGTTCCTGGTGCACTTCCTCATTTTTATACAATGGGAACAACAAGTAAATGGAAGCTGACCTGGGTTAAGGATTATAATGCTTATCAAATCGAAAGCATTTCAGAAGGAGAAAAAGATACAGGACTTGCTCTTGATGTGCAATCAGAATCGGGAAGAATGAATACCACTATTAATTTGTGGGTAGAAGAAGAATTTGATCATAATCAAAATACAAGCCAGCTTTGGCGTTTTTTCAAACAATCGGATGGAACATACCTGATTCAGAATGCAAGAAGTGGTTTGTACATTCTGGAGACTGTTAATGGATTAAAGCTTGGAGAACAAGGAACGAAAATAGATCTGTCTATTTTGGCAGGAAACACAGAGAAGACGAAGTACTATTATGCAGAAAACTGGATGGCAAATATTCCGGATGATGCACTTTTATCATCTGTAAATATTCCGGCAACACATGATACAGGAACAGCAGGAGTTGTAGAGGATGATATACCACAGGTATCCATTACATCATGTCAGAATCTTTATTATGATGAACAGTTAAATATGGGAGCACGCAGCTTTGATATCCGTGCAAATGCGACAAAAGATGATGCTTCTGTGGCAGACGTAAAGATAGTACATGGAGGCGAATTATGGCAGTGTCAGGAAAAAAACGGAAGTGATCTTACATTACAGTCAATCCTCAATACCTCCCTCGGTTTTTTAGAGAAGCATAAGTCAGAAACAGTCATTCTTACAGTAAAATCAGATGCCGGTTCTACAATTGGATTAGAGCATGCGGTAGCTGAATTTATTGAAAAAAATAAGGACAAGGTCTACAGTGGAGGGAATATCCCATCAATGAAGGAAGCAAGGGGAAAAATCATATTTCTTCGAAGATTTAATCTAACCAAGAACTACGAAAGTTCGGTTGAACGTGCGATGGGATTTAACCTTGCGAATTGGGATGACATAAAATATAAAGATTATAAATATGCGTATAAATTATATGATGATGGAAAAAATCATGTGTATATTCAGGATGCATATAATACATATGGAAGTGAGAAGTGGCCGTATATATTAGAAACAATGAAGCAAACAACAGGACAGGATACAAGCCATCCGATCGAGTACAATTCTTGGGTATTTAATTATACTTCTTGCTCACGAGGAGCACCGTTAGGATTGACACGGGAAATTAATCCGAGATTATTTAAAGACGAAGGCAATTGTATTGACAACCGATTCCTTGGAACAGTAATGCTTAACTTTATTGATGATCCAATGGCACGGTTGATCTATGAGACAAACAGCAACCTGATATTTGAACCAAAGCTTCCGACACCGGAAGTAGAAGTTGAATATGGTCAGACACTGGCAGAAGCTATATTAAAAGGGATTGAAGATGCACCGGCAGGGGCATGGGTATTCAAAGATGCAGATCATGTTGTGACAGATCAGGAAGTGACAGATCAGACAAAATTTGAACTGATCTTTCAGCCGGCAGATAATAAAAAATACAAAAGTGTTACTATCTGCGTTCCGGTAAAAACAGTGAAAAAGTCGGAAGTCGTTTCAGCAAATGCAACAGATGAAATGGAAATCCAGGAGATAGAACAGTTGCAAAGTGAAGCGATTGATGAAAGCAGCAGTGCACGGAGAATTGTTGTCAATGCAGAAAAGAAAGCAAAGACATACGGAGAGATATTGACGAGTGAAGATCTTACATTTACGATCAGTGATTCAGAAAAGGAGAAACTTCTTCCGGGAGATACAGTTGATAGTCTTGGACTGACACTGAAAGCAACAACAATCGTACAGGAAGATATTTTGTCAGGAAGTACAACAGATGAAGATGGAGATGACATTCTTGGTGCTTATGGAAATGCAGGAAAATATGTTATTCTGAAAGATAATGCATCAAATAGTAATTATGATGTTGTAGTTCGTCCAGCATTCCTTAATGTATCACAAAAGGAAGCAGAGATAGAATGGAATGCGGCAACACAGTATACATATACAGGAAATGCATGTGGAATAGAAGCAAACGTGAAAGCAGACAGCCTTTTAGAAAATGACAGCTGTGAGATTAAGAGACTGCTGAATGCACAGCGTACAGAAGTCGGCTCTTATAAAGCACTTGCAATAGGACTGACAAATGCGAATTATATCTTTTCCGGCATGAGACGTGTGTGTGTATGGAAATATGAGATCCTTCCGGCAGATCCGGAAGTGACTTTCCCTACAGTAGAAGTGACTTATGGAGATAGCTTGAGAAAGGCAGTTCGTACAGGTCAGTCAGGTAATGGTGTATTTCGTTTTGCAGATAATACTGCAATGCTTACGGTAGCAGAGAACCAGAGTGAGCAGGAGATGATCTTCACTCCATTTAATCCGAATTATAAAACAGTTACGTCATCAGTTCCTGTAACTGTATTGCCGAGAAAGCTTACAATCAGTCCGGAGCGAACAGAGAAAGAATACGGACAGACAATTACAGAGTATACCTGGTCAATCAGTGATGGAAGTCTGGCAGGGGATGATCAGTTAGAGGATTTGAAAATAAATGTCACATTGACAGCAGGAAATGCAGAAAAAGAAAACTGTAAGGTCGGTCTTTATGATATTACAGAAAAAACTCCGTTGACAGCAGATAATGTGAATTACACAGTACTGTTTAAACCAGGAACGCTGCAGGTACAGCCAAAACCACTGGGCGTTGCATGGAATACGGACGGAACTGTGATTGATACAGGGAAAGAAGCAAATGTGTCTGCAGAATTTACAGGGGTATTGTTCGAAGATGACTGCAAGGCGGTTGTAGAAGGTGGAAATGAAATCAAGACCGGAACATATACAGCCACTATTGTCGGAATGATCGGCGAACAGAGTGATAATTATGTGCTTCACGGAGAGGATACAGACTATCAGATAGAGTATCAGATCGTGAAGAAAGAAGAAACAAAGAATCCAACCGATTCGAAGGAAACATCGACAGGTACTGCCGGAAAGAAACCAACAGGAACTTCAGTGTCAGGAAAACAGGTGAAAACAGCAAAGACAGGAGACAGCATCAGCTACATCTGGATTCTGATGATTGCAGGATCAATCGCAGTGATCGGTGGAATGATTTATGTTATTAGAAGAAGAAAACAGAAGTAA
- a CDS encoding IS110 family transposase — protein MNCNTQNAKIASITEKTLIVGIDVGSETHFARAFDWRNYEYTKKPLEFSNTEAGFMMFKAWVEDIAEKQGKTAVIPGMEPTGHYWFALGKFLQDSGMKPVHVNPHHVKKSKELDDNNPNKNDRKDPKTIAALVNEGRFSYPYIPTGIYAEIRSLSNLRFQTQEELTRIKNRIARWFAIYFPEYKDVYGDLMAVSGRMILKEAPLPEDIRILGVNGVNQIWRNAKLRGTGMKRAKILVSAAEHSVGSKEAPEAARIELKNLLNDMDVYVSRMEELLQTIEEKLKTIPYVDKLMEIKGIGLITVSGFIAEVGDIGRFDNPKQLQKLAGYAIVANDSGKHNGESRISYRGRKRLRYVLYEAAISLVGKNAEFKEIHEYYRTRKENPLKKMQSVVAVACKIIRVFYTILTKGVDYDPMKLMSDIRRPQLQAA, from the coding sequence ATGAATTGTAACACACAGAACGCAAAAATTGCATCCATAACTGAAAAAACTTTGATTGTTGGAATTGATGTCGGCAGTGAAACTCATTTTGCCAGGGCATTTGATTGGCGGAACTATGAATATACAAAGAAGCCGCTGGAATTCAGTAATACTGAGGCGGGTTTCATGATGTTCAAGGCATGGGTGGAAGATATCGCAGAAAAGCAAGGTAAAACAGCTGTAATTCCCGGAATGGAGCCGACCGGTCATTACTGGTTTGCACTGGGGAAATTCCTGCAGGACAGCGGGATGAAGCCTGTACATGTGAATCCGCACCATGTCAAGAAGTCGAAAGAGCTGGATGACAACAATCCCAATAAGAATGACCGTAAGGATCCAAAGACGATTGCGGCACTGGTCAATGAAGGACGCTTCTCTTATCCCTACATACCAACCGGTATTTATGCGGAGATCAGGAGCTTATCGAATCTTCGTTTCCAGACGCAGGAAGAGCTAACAAGAATCAAGAATCGAATCGCTAGATGGTTTGCCATTTATTTTCCTGAATATAAAGACGTTTATGGGGATTTAATGGCAGTCAGCGGACGAATGATACTCAAGGAAGCTCCATTGCCGGAGGATATCAGAATACTTGGAGTGAACGGTGTAAACCAGATTTGGAGAAACGCGAAGCTGCGAGGCACTGGAATGAAGAGGGCAAAGATCCTGGTATCAGCTGCAGAGCATAGCGTTGGAAGTAAGGAAGCACCGGAAGCGGCAAGGATTGAATTGAAGAATCTGCTGAATGACATGGATGTATATGTGTCAAGGATGGAGGAACTGCTCCAAACTATAGAGGAAAAACTGAAGACGATTCCATATGTTGATAAACTGATGGAAATCAAAGGAATCGGATTGATTACAGTCAGCGGATTTATTGCAGAAGTAGGTGACATTGGACGTTTTGATAATCCGAAGCAGCTGCAGAAGCTGGCGGGATATGCAATCGTGGCAAATGATTCCGGAAAGCACAATGGAGAGAGCCGGATCAGCTACAGAGGCAGAAAACGGCTGAGATATGTGCTGTATGAAGCTGCGATATCACTGGTGGGGAAGAATGCTGAGTTTAAGGAAATACATGAGTATTATCGAACCCGTAAAGAAAACCCGTTAAAGAAGATGCAGTCAGTAGTAGCAGTGGCATGTAAGATTATTAGGGTATTCTACACAATCCTGACAAAGGGTGTGGATTATGACCCAATGAAACTGATGAGTGATATCAGAAGGCCACAGTTGCAGGCAGCGTAG
- a CDS encoding Rpn family recombination-promoting nuclease/putative transposase: protein MGQADVNVNLWLKDTKRFADLFNAILFQGKAVILPENLYPSPETTAVSLQDTQGKNVVKKQYRDIIMNWQDQALLMLLAVESQTAIHYAAPLKVMLYDSMEYAEQVRVKWKERPPRLSSAEFLSRFQKNDKLIPVITLIFYYGTEEWDGPLELHQMFDLGTEKKHAELMKKYLPNYHINLVDVRRLKNLESFQSDLQIIFGMLQYSQDKYALRTYVANHKDYFQKLDLETYHALGAFLNSRQLMEINVEKNEREELDMCKALEDIYNDGVQDGMEQGRRSGIAEGEASHKKEVAFQMQKLGYSLDAIAAVLRESVDGISQILAVVG, encoded by the coding sequence ATGGGACAAGCAGATGTAAATGTTAATCTTTGGCTTAAGGATACGAAACGGTTCGCAGATCTGTTCAACGCCATTTTATTTCAGGGAAAAGCCGTAATCCTGCCGGAGAACCTTTACCCCAGCCCGGAGACAACCGCAGTCAGTCTTCAGGACACTCAGGGGAAAAATGTTGTAAAAAAGCAATACCGCGATATCATCATGAACTGGCAGGATCAGGCTCTGCTGATGCTGCTGGCGGTGGAATCACAGACTGCCATTCATTACGCTGCACCGTTGAAAGTAATGCTCTATGACAGCATGGAATACGCAGAACAGGTGCGGGTCAAATGGAAAGAACGTCCGCCCCGTCTTTCTTCGGCTGAATTTCTTTCCCGGTTTCAAAAGAATGATAAACTCATCCCGGTGATTACTTTGATCTTCTATTATGGGACAGAGGAGTGGGATGGACCTTTGGAACTGCATCAGATGTTCGATCTTGGGACAGAAAAGAAGCATGCGGAACTGATGAAAAAGTATCTTCCCAATTATCACATTAACCTCGTCGATGTCAGAAGACTGAAAAATTTAGAATCTTTTCAAAGTGATTTACAAATCATCTTCGGTATGCTACAATATAGTCAGGATAAATACGCATTGCGTACATATGTGGCAAATCATAAAGACTATTTCCAAAAGCTGGATTTGGAGACTTATCATGCACTTGGAGCATTCTTAAATTCCCGGCAGCTTATGGAGATAAACGTAGAAAAGAACGAAAGGGAGGAACTGGATATGTGTAAAGCACTGGAAGACATTTATAATGATGGCGTTCAGGATGGTATGGAACAGGGCAGACGATCGGGAATTGCGGAGGGCGAAGCCTCCCACAAAAAGGAAGTTGCCTTTCAAATGCAAAAGCTTGGCTATTCTTTGGATGCAATCGCAGCAGTACTGAGAGAATCGGTTGATGGAATCAGCCAGATACTGGCTGTAGTTGGATAA
- a CDS encoding Gfo/Idh/MocA family protein, with translation MVSGKHVFCEKSITVNSRQLEECVAIAQEKGLVICDGMTLLHMPLYKELKKKIAEGAIGDVKMVQVNLGSCKEYDVKNRFFSKELAGGALLDIGVYATSFARYFMKSKPDVVLTTANYFETGVDETSEILLKNPDGEMAVMALTMRAKQPKRGVVAGEKGFIEIYDYPRAAKATITYTESGKTEVIEAGESAKAPQYEVADMQDYPACRKTPCFSYGDIRHFHRIYASN, from the coding sequence ATGGTCAGCGGAAAGCATGTTTTCTGTGAAAAATCAATCACGGTCAACAGCAGACAACTGGAAGAGTGCGTGGCAATCGCACAGGAGAAAGGGCTTGTGATCTGTGACGGAATGACCTTGCTTCATATGCCATTGTATAAAGAACTGAAAAAGAAGATTGCAGAAGGCGCGATCGGTGATGTGAAAATGGTACAGGTCAATTTGGGAAGCTGCAAGGAATATGATGTAAAGAACCGTTTCTTTTCAAAAGAACTGGCAGGCGGAGCATTGCTTGATATCGGAGTGTATGCGACTTCTTTCGCAAGATATTTTATGAAGAGCAAGCCGGACGTTGTACTGACGACAGCCAATTATTTTGAGACCGGAGTAGATGAGACAAGCGAAATCCTTCTGAAAAACCCGGATGGAGAGATGGCAGTCATGGCACTGACAATGCGTGCAAAACAGCCAAAGCGTGGCGTAGTGGCAGGCGAAAAAGGATTTATCGAAATCTATGATTATCCAAGAGCGGCAAAGGCAACGATCACTTATACAGAAAGTGGAAAGACCGAAGTGATCGAGGCAGGAGAGTCAGCAAAGGCACCTCAGTATGAGGTGGCGGATATGCAGGATTATCCAGCGTGTCGTAAAACCCCTTGCTTTAGCTATGGGGATATAAGACACTTCCATCGAATTTACGCAAGTAATTGA
- the tnpA gene encoding IS200/IS605 family transposase: protein MNITYKSNNNVIYSCKYHVVWCPKYRRKILTNGIDTRLKELLLEYAANISVDIMEMEIMPDHVHILMEVAPQFGIHKAVKSLKGYTSKVLRSEYPSLKTKIPSLWTNSYFVSTVGGAPLDVIKQYIENQKTSQRQKDKLG from the coding sequence ATGAATATTACATATAAATCCAATAACAATGTAATCTATTCTTGTAAATACCATGTTGTTTGGTGTCCTAAGTATAGACGCAAAATCTTAACAAATGGAATAGATACCAGATTAAAGGAACTTCTCCTTGAATATGCTGCAAATATTTCTGTAGACATCATGGAAATGGAAATCATGCCGGACCATGTACACATACTCATGGAAGTAGCCCCTCAGTTTGGTATTCACAAAGCAGTTAAATCATTAAAAGGATATACTTCCAAAGTTTTGAGAAGTGAATATCCGTCATTGAAAACAAAAATACCATCACTGTGGACAAACAGCTATTTTGTATCAACTGTTGGTGGTGCTCCGCTTGATGTAATCAAGCAATATATCGAAAATCAGAAAACATCGCAAAGACAAAAGGATAAATTAGGATAA
- the tnpB gene encoding IS200/IS605 family element RNA-guided endonuclease TnpB: protein MQKGVKFRIYPNKEQQTIINQTLGCCRLIYNKGLAMRNEAYQNGNKIGYSQTSAMLTDLKKSDDFAFLKAVDSIALQQSLRDLDRGFVNFFQKRASHPTFKSKQNHHQSYRTINQGDNIRIVGKYIKLPKSGFVKIRQTMGVEKINNVTIERTPTNKYFAVLNVKFEPQPMSNKGGKIGIDVGIKEFYSDSNGNVVYNPKYLEKSMRKLIREQRKLSRKEKGSTNRNKQRVKVALVHEKITNQRNDFLQKQSTMLIRENQTICIEDLKVKNMMRNHKLAQHIGSASWSKFFDMLSYKSIWYGNDIVKVPTMYPSSQTCSCCGFKNPLVKNLAIRKWECPECHTKHDRDTNASINILDKGLQMQSA from the coding sequence ATGCAAAAAGGTGTTAAATTTAGAATCTATCCGAATAAGGAACAGCAAACTATCATCAATCAGACGTTAGGTTGTTGCAGATTAATCTACAACAAAGGTCTTGCTATGCGTAATGAAGCCTATCAGAATGGCAATAAAATTGGCTATTCACAGACTTCTGCAATGCTGACAGACTTAAAGAAAAGTGATGATTTTGCATTTCTTAAAGCGGTAGATTCTATTGCTTTACAACAGTCCTTGCGTGACCTTGACAGAGGTTTTGTAAACTTCTTTCAGAAACGTGCATCCCATCCGACATTTAAAAGTAAACAGAATCACCACCAGTCCTACAGAACAATCAATCAGGGCGATAACATTCGCATTGTGGGAAAATATATAAAACTTCCCAAGTCAGGATTTGTGAAAATCCGTCAAACTATGGGGGTGGAGAAAATCAATAACGTAACCATTGAGCGTACACCGACGAATAAATATTTTGCTGTTCTGAATGTGAAATTTGAACCACAGCCAATGAGTAATAAAGGTGGTAAGATTGGCATTGATGTGGGGATTAAAGAGTTCTATTCCGACAGTAACGGAAATGTAGTATACAACCCGAAATACCTTGAAAAATCAATGCGTAAGCTCATACGTGAACAACGGAAATTGTCACGCAAAGAAAAAGGTTCAACCAATCGCAATAAACAGCGTGTTAAGGTTGCCTTAGTACATGAAAAGATTACGAATCAGAGAAACGATTTTTTACAAAAACAATCCACTATGCTGATTCGAGAAAACCAAACGATCTGCATAGAGGATTTAAAAGTAAAAAATATGATGCGTAATCACAAATTAGCACAGCATATAGGTTCTGCATCGTGGTCTAAGTTTTTTGATATGTTGTCCTATAAATCTATTTGGTATGGGAATGACATTGTAAAAGTGCCTACAATGTACCCAAGCAGCCAAACATGTTCCTGTTGTGGATTTAAAAATCCACTTGTAAAGAATCTTGCAATCCGTAAATGGGAGTGTCCGGAGTGCCATACAAAGCATGATAGGGATACCAACGCAAGTATCAACATACTGGATAAAGGACTGCAAATGCAGTCAGCATAG
- a CDS encoding recombinase family protein: protein MDMINNLLLEVFAACAEFEMEKREKRQREGYEALKARGEWDKLGRPVKMTQEEFLNKWDQKGKNVTDKEFAESLNISKGTLQSYKKKYLKGKK from the coding sequence ATGGATATGATTAATAATCTGCTATTGGAAGTATTTGCAGCTTGTGCCGAGTTTGAGATGGAGAAACGTGAGAAGAGGCAGAGGGAAGGATACGAAGCCCTGAAAGCAAGAGGAGAATGGGATAAACTGGGAAGACCAGTCAAAATGACTCAGGAAGAATTTCTGAATAAGTGGGATCAGAAGGGAAAGAATGTAACGGATAAGGAATTTGCAGAAAGTCTTAATATATCAAAAGGAACGCTGCAGAGCTATAAAAAGAAATATTTGAAAGGGAAAAAATGA
- a CDS encoding Fic family protein encodes MALIDNEKLYENIEKKLELIKAAKEQPVIMKPFIKDFAYRFCWSSNALEGNTLSLDETICLIDYDEVRSGHTYTEYQEAKNLYKAIKKEMLPLQKREITEAWIKEANGEIIETDGNYRTGSVYIGNLVEAVYYSPNADNVPELMDTFLKSANFEGTSVKESLEKIALTHIQFERIHPFKDGNGRVGRMILNQQLINNGLLPVTFSAKGKYRQAFRIYDRNKDTSSIVHIIGKAQEEAISRITQLDISLKKSLDINKGEQFEW; translated from the coding sequence ATGGCATTAATTGATAATGAAAAATTATATGAAAATATAGAAAAAAAATTAGAACTGATAAAAGCTGCAAAAGAACAGCCAGTAATTATGAAGCCATTTATTAAGGATTTTGCTTATCGCTTTTGCTGGTCCAGTAATGCTTTGGAAGGAAACACGCTGTCTCTTGATGAAACAATCTGTTTGATTGATTATGATGAAGTAAGATCGGGTCATACATACACGGAATATCAGGAAGCGAAAAATTTGTATAAAGCAATTAAAAAGGAAATGCTTCCATTGCAAAAAAGAGAGATTACAGAAGCTTGGATCAAAGAAGCAAATGGGGAAATTATAGAAACGGATGGAAACTATAGAACAGGATCGGTATATATAGGGAATTTAGTAGAAGCTGTTTACTATTCACCAAATGCAGATAACGTTCCAGAATTGATGGATACGTTTTTGAAAAGTGCTAATTTTGAAGGAACTTCAGTAAAAGAAAGTTTAGAAAAGATAGCATTGACTCATATTCAATTTGAACGGATTCATCCTTTCAAAGATGGGAATGGAAGGGTTGGACGTATGATTTTGAATCAGCAGTTGATTAATAATGGGTTACTCCCTGTTACATTTAGTGCTAAAGGAAAATATAGGCAGGCATTCCGGATTTATGATAGAAATAAAGATACATCCAGTATTGTGCATATTATAGGAAAAGCTCAGGAAGAAGCTATTAGCAGAATTACACAGTTGGATATTTCCCTAAAAAAGAGCTTAGATATTAATAAGGGAGAACAATTTGAGTGGTGA
- a CDS encoding PIN domain-containing protein yields the protein MTFKKSDLLLANIEILDFDSLAAESYGKIRADLEKAGTPIGPLDMMIAGHAQSLGYTVVTNNTKEFDRVKSLKVEN from the coding sequence TTGACATTTAAAAAATCTGACTTATTACTGGCCAACATTGAGATTCTGGATTTTGACAGTTTGGCTGCGGAAAGTTATGGAAAGATCCGGGCTGATTTAGAAAAAGCAGGAACACCAATCGGTCCATTGGACATGATGATTGCCGGTCATGCACAGTCATTAGGATATACGGTTGTTACAAATAATACAAAAGAATTTGATCGGGTAAAATCATTGAAAGTTGAAAATTAG